The Planococcus liqunii genome includes a region encoding these proteins:
- a CDS encoding aspartate kinase: MKVCKFGGTSVASAEQIQKVANIVKADPSRKIIVVSAPGKRFDGDVKVTDLLIRLATSALSGEDTAGALSQVVGRYASIAEELGLDSEIVSIIAADLSYRLAFSKDDPSLFFDQIKASGEDNSAKLIAAYFSSIGMPAEYINPKQAGLIVTEPPKRVQALTESYNNLASLANQQSISVFPGFFGYTNDGTLRTFDRGGSDITGSILSAAVKAELYENFTDVDCVFAANPRVVENPVEIEKMTYREMRELSYAGFAVLHDEALMPAFKESVPVCIKNTNNPQSPGTMIVAERDYSRLPVTGISADSGFSTLYVSKYLMNREIGFGRKLLQILEDEHVSYEHIPSGIDNLSVIIRSHQLTTEKESRIVDRVQSELEVDDVHFISNFSMVVLVGEGMKYTTGLAARATEAIARTGANIEMINQGSSEVSLVFGVLKEDETKILKELYNEFFVPSLVV; encoded by the coding sequence ATGAAAGTGTGTAAATTCGGCGGAACATCTGTAGCAAGTGCGGAACAAATCCAAAAAGTTGCAAACATTGTCAAAGCGGATCCATCTAGGAAAATTATTGTTGTTTCGGCTCCTGGAAAACGGTTTGACGGCGATGTCAAAGTCACGGACCTCCTGATCCGGTTAGCAACAAGCGCTTTATCGGGTGAAGATACTGCCGGAGCGTTAAGCCAAGTGGTCGGCCGCTACGCTTCGATTGCAGAAGAGCTCGGGCTCGACAGTGAAATTGTTTCCATCATTGCAGCCGATCTTTCTTACCGGCTCGCTTTCAGCAAGGACGACCCTTCTTTATTTTTTGATCAAATCAAAGCCAGCGGCGAAGACAATTCAGCTAAGCTGATCGCTGCTTATTTTTCTTCTATAGGGATGCCTGCGGAATACATCAATCCGAAACAAGCTGGGCTGATTGTCACTGAACCCCCAAAACGGGTTCAGGCATTGACAGAATCATATAACAATTTGGCCTCTTTGGCTAATCAGCAGTCCATCAGCGTCTTCCCCGGATTTTTCGGCTATACAAATGACGGAACATTGCGGACTTTCGACCGCGGCGGTTCTGATATTACCGGATCTATCTTATCTGCTGCCGTGAAAGCGGAGCTGTACGAGAATTTTACGGACGTCGATTGTGTATTTGCGGCCAATCCAAGAGTTGTGGAAAATCCGGTTGAAATCGAGAAAATGACTTACCGTGAAATGCGGGAGCTGTCCTACGCGGGATTTGCCGTCTTGCACGACGAAGCTTTGATGCCTGCATTTAAAGAATCGGTTCCGGTCTGTATCAAGAACACCAATAATCCGCAGTCTCCCGGCACGATGATCGTCGCAGAACGCGACTACTCGCGTCTGCCGGTAACTGGCATTTCAGCGGATAGCGGGTTTTCTACGCTGTATGTCAGCAAATATTTGATGAACCGCGAAATCGGCTTTGGCCGGAAACTGCTGCAAATTTTGGAAGATGAACACGTTTCCTACGAACATATTCCTTCCGGCATCGACAACCTCTCCGTCATTATCCGGAGCCATCAGTTGACGACTGAAAAAGAAAGCCGCATCGTCGACCGTGTCCAAAGTGAACTCGAAGTGGACGACGTCCATTTCATCAGCAACTTCTCGATGGTTGTGCTGGTCGGCGAAGGGATGAAATATACGACGGGCCTTGCTGCACGGGCAACGGAAGCCATCGCCAGAACCGGCGCCAATATTGAAATGATCAATCAGGGCTCTTCTGAAGTCAGTCTGGTCTTTGGAGTCTTGAAAGAAGACGAAACCAAAATTCTAAAGGAGTTGTACAATGAATTCTTTGTTCCTTCTCTGGTTGTCTAA
- a CDS encoding cupin domain-containing protein, whose product MGNEQFYHFEDDRSIPNNPRLPLIVYPGAFKENPETIEAAFNKNGWTNSWIDGVFDYHHYHSNTHEVLGVRSGSATIQFGGEQGEALQVSAGDVAVLPAGTGHKLLESTDDFKVVGAYPNGAEPDKKLGKPEERPDVLEAILDAPLPEKDPVYGNDGPLHVNWT is encoded by the coding sequence ATGGGAAATGAACAATTTTATCATTTTGAAGATGACCGATCGATTCCAAACAACCCGAGGCTGCCGTTGATTGTCTATCCCGGTGCTTTCAAAGAAAATCCAGAAACCATCGAAGCGGCATTCAACAAGAACGGCTGGACCAACAGCTGGATAGACGGTGTCTTTGACTACCACCACTACCACAGCAATACACATGAAGTGCTCGGTGTGCGTTCCGGCTCAGCGACCATCCAGTTTGGCGGAGAGCAAGGAGAGGCTTTGCAAGTTTCTGCCGGGGACGTGGCGGTTCTGCCAGCCGGCACCGGACATAAATTATTGGAAAGCACGGATGATTTTAAAGTGGTGGGTGCGTATCCAAACGGTGCGGAGCCTGATAAGAAACTGGGCAAGCCGGAGGAGCGGCCGGATGTGCTGGAAGCGATACTGGACGCTCCATTGCCGGAGAAAGATCCGGTTTACGGAAACGATGGGCCGCTGCATGTGAACTGGACGTAA
- a CDS encoding LytTR family DNA-binding domain-containing protein, which yields MEKDVLEQVGFIMGDWIPKEASIAVAVGRSYVYCKVGIQESHIRVGDEVADGSVADCTYKEGKRLEMLVEDEVSGIAYAGVGYPVRISGQAGVLVVMLPPDFRQRPTQPLRFLTGKLEDTWRPVPISDVSHIESSQKKTWFYADEEAYCSIHTLKTLKDQLPDTFLPIHRSYIVNIPFIQEISRDFSSNFVLTLKDGAVLPVSQNYTALVRERLGF from the coding sequence CCGAAAGAAGCGTCGATCGCTGTAGCAGTTGGGCGAAGCTATGTATATTGCAAAGTGGGAATCCAAGAGTCGCACATTCGAGTGGGAGATGAAGTGGCTGACGGAAGCGTGGCGGATTGTACATATAAAGAAGGCAAGCGCTTGGAGATGCTGGTGGAAGATGAAGTTTCCGGAATCGCTTATGCGGGTGTGGGCTATCCGGTGCGGATTTCCGGTCAAGCGGGAGTTTTGGTTGTGATGCTGCCGCCGGACTTTCGGCAGCGCCCGACACAGCCGCTCCGTTTTTTGACCGGAAAGCTTGAAGATACATGGCGTCCGGTGCCGATTTCAGACGTTTCGCATATCGAAAGCAGCCAGAAAAAGACCTGGTTTTACGCTGATGAAGAAGCCTACTGCTCCATTCATACACTAAAAACTTTAAAAGACCAATTGCCGGATACGTTCTTGCCCATTCATCGTTCTTATATCGTCAACATTCCTTTTATCCAGGAAATTTCGCGGGATTTTTCATCCAACTTCGTTTTGACATTGAAAGACGGCGCGGTTTTGCCGGTCAGCCAAAACTACACAGCATTGGTGCGTGAACGGCTGGGGTTCTAG